From Cellulosimicrobium sp. ES-005, one genomic window encodes:
- a CDS encoding DUF3099 domain-containing protein, which produces MSTRRTARRSAEAVPSITSAPEPLAADQSRRERKYLIQMGIRIVCFVAAILVAPSWLTWVFAAAAIVLPYSAVLIANAGRDQAQYDTSPMEHRALPAAGVPGSHGIAGAGPRDPQDHEEDDR; this is translated from the coding sequence GTGAGCACACGACGCACGGCCCGGAGGTCGGCCGAGGCGGTCCCGAGCATCACGTCAGCCCCGGAGCCCCTGGCCGCCGACCAGTCGCGCCGCGAGCGCAAGTACCTCATCCAGATGGGTATCCGCATCGTGTGCTTCGTGGCCGCGATCCTCGTCGCGCCGAGCTGGCTGACCTGGGTGTTCGCCGCTGCGGCGATCGTCCTGCCGTACAGCGCGGTGCTCATCGCCAACGCCGGGCGCGACCAGGCCCAGTACGACACCTCGCCGATGGAGCACCGCGCGCTGCCCGCGGCCGGGGTGCCGGGATCCCACGGGATCGCCGGCGCAGGACCGCGCGACCCGCAGGACCACGAGGAGGACGACCGGTGA
- the fabG gene encoding 3-oxoacyl-ACP reductase FabG — MSEATAPAPRTVVVTGANRGIGRAIAERFVANGDRVATVYRGGDLPEGVLGAVADITDTAAVDAAFTEIEKELGPVEVLVANAGVTHDQLLLRMTDEDFESVIDVNLTGTFRCVRRVSKGMIRLRRGRIVLVSSVIGLYGGAGQVNYASSKAALVGMARSITRELGSRNITANVVAPGFIDTAMTAELPEERQAAYKAAIPAGRFAQADEVAGVVQFLASDDAAYVSGAVIPVDGGLGMGH; from the coding sequence GTGTCCGAAGCCACCGCACCCGCCCCGCGCACCGTCGTCGTCACCGGCGCGAACCGGGGGATCGGCCGCGCCATCGCCGAGCGGTTCGTGGCGAACGGCGACCGCGTCGCGACCGTCTACCGCGGCGGCGACCTGCCCGAGGGCGTGCTCGGTGCCGTGGCGGACATCACCGACACCGCCGCCGTCGACGCCGCGTTCACCGAGATCGAGAAGGAGCTCGGGCCGGTCGAGGTGCTCGTCGCGAACGCGGGCGTGACGCACGACCAGCTCCTGCTGCGCATGACCGACGAGGACTTCGAGTCCGTGATCGACGTCAACCTCACCGGCACGTTCCGCTGCGTGCGCCGCGTGAGCAAGGGCATGATCCGGCTGCGTCGCGGACGCATCGTGCTCGTGTCGTCGGTGATCGGTCTGTACGGCGGCGCCGGGCAGGTCAACTACGCGTCCTCCAAGGCGGCGCTCGTCGGCATGGCGCGCTCGATCACGCGCGAGCTCGGGTCGCGCAACATCACGGCGAACGTCGTGGCGCCCGGGTTCATCGACACCGCGATGACCGCCGAGCTCCCCGAGGAGCGCCAGGCCGCGTACAAGGCCGCGATCCCCGCCGGGCGCTTCGCGCAGGCCGACGAGGTCGCCGGGGTCGTGCAGTTCCTCGCGTCCGACGACGCCGCGTACGTCTCCGGGGCCGTCATCCCCGTCGACGGCGGTCTCGGCATGGGTCACTGA
- a CDS encoding GNAT family N-acetyltransferase — protein sequence MSSPATDQVENPAPATLAPIVERAAAPSTLPAVTAGDLTWRPAVPADAPALLALRNGIAEADQEPYRETIGEVEELFTAPWRDLAADSLVGVETDGTLRAYALVDTNPGDANTVRAFLWGGVHPTHRGRGVGRELFAWEIARGRQLLAASGKELPARLLTYGEDTDPPEKARLYARFGLETRRFYADLRRDLATPIPEVPLDGSLRLVPWSTELDEATRLAHNDAFRDHWGSEPRTAEAWTHGRSEFAPQWSFLVVDDAPDVDALLADPTTDAETAAALRAGQPLVVGYEMAGRYDEDFPVRGYTFGYTEILGVRSAYRGRRVAVAALAAGMRAFAADGMQYAALDVDTENPSGAHGLYASLGYEKVTGSRMYSIEL from the coding sequence ATGTCCTCTCCCGCGACCGACCAGGTCGAGAACCCGGCCCCCGCGACGCTCGCCCCGATCGTCGAGCGCGCCGCCGCGCCGTCGACCCTCCCGGCCGTGACCGCCGGCGACCTGACCTGGCGCCCCGCCGTGCCGGCCGACGCGCCCGCGCTGCTGGCCCTGCGCAACGGCATCGCCGAGGCGGACCAGGAGCCGTACCGCGAGACGATCGGCGAGGTCGAGGAGCTGTTCACCGCGCCGTGGCGCGACCTCGCGGCCGACTCGCTCGTCGGCGTCGAGACCGACGGGACGCTGCGCGCGTACGCGCTGGTCGACACCAACCCGGGCGACGCGAACACCGTGCGCGCGTTCCTCTGGGGCGGCGTCCACCCCACCCACCGCGGGCGCGGCGTCGGGCGCGAGCTGTTCGCCTGGGAGATCGCGCGCGGACGCCAGCTCCTCGCGGCGAGCGGCAAGGAGCTGCCCGCGCGCCTGCTCACCTACGGCGAGGACACCGACCCACCCGAGAAGGCGCGGCTCTACGCGCGCTTCGGGCTCGAGACCCGCCGCTTCTACGCCGACCTGCGTCGCGACCTGGCCACGCCCATCCCCGAGGTGCCGCTCGACGGGTCGCTGCGACTCGTCCCGTGGTCGACGGAGCTCGACGAGGCGACCCGCCTCGCGCACAACGACGCGTTCCGCGACCACTGGGGGAGCGAGCCCCGCACCGCCGAGGCGTGGACGCACGGGCGCAGCGAGTTCGCGCCCCAGTGGTCCTTCCTCGTGGTCGACGACGCGCCCGATGTCGACGCGCTCCTCGCCGACCCGACGACGGACGCCGAGACCGCCGCGGCCCTGCGCGCCGGCCAGCCGCTCGTCGTCGGCTACGAGATGGCCGGCCGCTACGACGAGGACTTCCCCGTGCGCGGCTACACGTTCGGCTACACCGAGATCCTCGGCGTGCGCAGCGCGTACCGGGGGCGTCGCGTCGCCGTCGCGGCGCTCGCGGCCGGGATGCGCGCGTTCGCCGCGGACGGCATGCAGTACGCCGCGCTCGACGTCGACACCGAGAACCCGTCCGGCGCGCACGGCCTCTACGCGAGCCTGGGCTACGAGAAGGTGACAGGCTCGCGCATGTACTCGATCGAGCTGTGA
- the metH gene encoding methionine synthase: protein MPIVVPQDLADARSRALADALRTRVVVADGAMGTMIQEQDPTLEDYQGLEGCNEILNVSRPDIIAAVHDAYLEVGVDAIETNTFGANWSNLSDYDIDDRIRELAAAGARIARERADAFATDEQPRWVLGSMGPGTKLPSLGHTTYAHLRDTFAEQAAGLLEGGVDAILVETSQDLLQAKAAVTGSRNAMRDVGREVPIIVQVTVETTGTMLMGSEIGAALTTLQALGVDAIGLNCATGPAEMSEHLRHLSRHAEIPVTCMPNAGLPVLGPNGATYPLTPDELAAAHTQFVSEFGLGLVGGCCGTTPEHLRRVVEAVRARPVVERHPERENGVASLYSHTDLHQDASFLAIGERTNANGSKAFREAMLAENWDECVEIARAQTRDGAHLLDVCIDYVGRDGVADVREVVSRLASASTLPLVIDSTEPEVIAAGLELVGGRAVVNSVNFEDGDGPTSRFARIMPHVVEHGAAVVALTIDEEGQARTASGKVEIATRLVETLTRDWGMRVDDIIVDALTFPIATGQEETRRDAIETIEAIREITRRYPGIHTTLGVSNVSFGLNPAARTVLNSVFLHEAVEAGLDSAIVHAAKILPLAQIPAEQREAALDLVWDRRGYDDEGNLVHDPLARLLELFEGVDSAALKDQRAAELAALPVGERLERRIVDGARKGLEEDLDAAMASGLKALDIVNDHLLEGMKVVGDLFGRGEMQLPFVLQSAEVMKTAVAYLEPHMEKIEGSTGSKGTIVLATVRGDVHDIGKNLVDIILTNNGYTVVNIGIKQPISAMIEAAEEHDADVIGMSGLLVKSTVVMKENLAELTSRGLAGRWPVLLGGAALTRTYVEDDLAGQFPGVVRYARDAFEGLRLMEPLVRVARGESPDAVGLPALKKRRHAVVTVTETPVEDLPARSDVAADNPVPAPPFWGTRLVKGVQLAEYAAFLDERATFMGQWGLKPGRGDDGASYEELVETEGRPRLNAWYERIRTDGVVDPSVVYGYFPVWSEGDDVVVAHHGAGLTGIGAPDGGSGGEPGTERLRFTFPRQRRDRHLCLADFVKPRSWVEETGRYDVLPVQLVTMGASVDQHTAKLFAGNHYREYMELHGLSVQLTEALAEMWHSRVRAELGFADEDPTEVEGMFKLEYRGARFSLGYPACPDMEDRTKIVELLRPERVGVELSAELQLHPEQSTDAFVFHHPEAKYFSV from the coding sequence ATGCCGATCGTCGTACCCCAGGACCTCGCCGACGCCCGTTCCCGGGCCCTTGCCGACGCGCTGCGCACGCGCGTCGTCGTGGCCGACGGCGCGATGGGCACGATGATCCAGGAGCAGGACCCGACGCTCGAGGACTACCAGGGCCTCGAGGGCTGCAACGAGATCCTCAACGTCTCGCGCCCGGACATCATCGCGGCGGTGCACGACGCGTACCTCGAGGTCGGGGTCGACGCGATCGAGACGAACACGTTCGGCGCCAACTGGTCCAACCTGTCGGACTACGACATCGACGACCGCATCCGCGAGCTCGCCGCCGCCGGGGCGCGGATCGCGCGCGAACGGGCCGACGCGTTCGCGACCGACGAGCAGCCGCGCTGGGTGCTCGGCTCGATGGGGCCGGGGACCAAGCTGCCGAGCCTCGGGCACACGACGTACGCGCACCTGCGCGACACGTTCGCCGAGCAGGCCGCGGGCCTCCTGGAGGGCGGGGTCGACGCGATCCTCGTCGAGACGAGCCAGGACCTGCTCCAGGCCAAGGCCGCGGTGACGGGATCGCGGAACGCCATGCGCGACGTCGGGCGCGAGGTCCCCATCATCGTCCAGGTGACGGTCGAGACGACGGGCACGATGCTCATGGGCTCCGAGATCGGGGCCGCGCTCACGACGCTCCAGGCGCTCGGCGTCGACGCGATCGGCCTCAACTGCGCGACCGGCCCGGCCGAGATGAGCGAGCACCTGCGGCACCTGTCGCGGCACGCGGAGATCCCGGTGACGTGCATGCCCAACGCGGGGCTGCCGGTGCTCGGCCCGAACGGCGCGACGTACCCGCTGACGCCGGACGAGCTCGCGGCCGCGCACACCCAGTTCGTCAGCGAGTTCGGCCTGGGCCTCGTGGGCGGCTGCTGCGGCACGACGCCCGAGCACCTGCGCCGCGTCGTCGAGGCGGTGCGCGCGCGGCCGGTCGTCGAGCGGCACCCGGAGCGGGAGAACGGCGTCGCGAGCCTGTACTCGCACACGGACCTGCACCAGGACGCGTCGTTCCTCGCGATCGGCGAGCGCACGAACGCGAACGGCTCCAAGGCGTTCCGCGAGGCGATGCTCGCGGAGAACTGGGACGAGTGCGTCGAGATCGCGCGGGCGCAGACGCGCGACGGCGCGCACCTGCTCGACGTGTGCATCGACTACGTGGGGCGCGACGGCGTCGCGGACGTGCGCGAGGTCGTGTCGCGCCTCGCCAGCGCGTCCACGCTGCCCCTCGTCATCGACTCGACCGAGCCGGAGGTCATCGCCGCGGGACTCGAGCTCGTGGGCGGGCGCGCCGTCGTGAACTCGGTGAACTTCGAGGACGGCGACGGCCCGACGTCGCGGTTCGCGCGGATCATGCCGCACGTCGTCGAGCACGGGGCGGCCGTCGTCGCGCTGACGATCGACGAGGAGGGCCAGGCGCGCACCGCGTCGGGCAAGGTGGAGATCGCGACCCGGCTCGTCGAGACGCTCACGCGCGACTGGGGCATGCGCGTGGACGACATCATCGTCGACGCGCTGACGTTCCCCATCGCCACGGGCCAGGAGGAGACCCGCCGCGACGCCATCGAGACGATCGAGGCGATCCGCGAGATCACGCGCCGCTACCCCGGCATCCACACGACGCTCGGGGTGTCGAACGTGTCGTTCGGCCTCAACCCCGCGGCGCGCACGGTGCTCAACTCGGTGTTCCTCCACGAGGCCGTCGAAGCCGGACTGGACTCCGCGATCGTGCACGCCGCGAAGATCCTCCCCCTCGCGCAGATCCCCGCCGAGCAGCGCGAGGCCGCGCTCGACCTCGTGTGGGACCGGCGGGGGTACGACGACGAGGGGAACCTCGTGCACGACCCGCTCGCCCGGCTGCTCGAGCTGTTCGAGGGCGTGGACTCCGCGGCGCTCAAGGACCAGCGCGCGGCGGAGCTCGCCGCGCTGCCGGTCGGCGAGCGGCTCGAGCGGCGGATCGTCGACGGCGCGCGCAAGGGCCTCGAGGAGGACCTCGACGCCGCGATGGCGTCCGGGCTCAAGGCGCTCGACATCGTCAACGACCACCTGCTCGAGGGCATGAAGGTCGTGGGCGACCTGTTCGGGCGCGGTGAGATGCAGCTCCCGTTCGTGCTGCAGTCCGCCGAGGTCATGAAGACGGCGGTCGCCTACCTCGAGCCGCACATGGAGAAGATCGAGGGCTCGACCGGGTCCAAGGGCACGATCGTGCTCGCGACCGTGCGCGGCGACGTGCACGACATCGGCAAGAACCTCGTCGACATCATCCTCACCAACAACGGCTACACGGTCGTGAACATCGGCATCAAGCAGCCGATCTCCGCGATGATCGAGGCCGCCGAGGAGCACGACGCCGACGTCATCGGCATGTCCGGCCTGCTCGTGAAGTCCACCGTCGTGATGAAGGAGAACCTCGCGGAGCTCACGTCGCGCGGGCTCGCCGGCCGCTGGCCGGTCCTGCTCGGTGGCGCGGCGCTCACGCGCACGTACGTCGAGGACGACCTCGCGGGCCAGTTCCCGGGCGTCGTCCGGTACGCGCGCGACGCGTTCGAGGGCCTGCGCCTCATGGAGCCGCTCGTGCGCGTCGCGCGCGGCGAGTCGCCCGACGCCGTCGGGCTGCCCGCGCTGAAGAAGCGCCGGCACGCCGTGGTCACCGTGACCGAGACGCCCGTCGAGGACCTGCCCGCGCGGTCCGACGTCGCGGCCGACAACCCGGTGCCCGCTCCCCCGTTCTGGGGCACGCGCCTCGTCAAGGGCGTCCAGCTCGCCGAGTACGCGGCGTTCCTCGACGAGCGCGCGACGTTCATGGGCCAGTGGGGCCTCAAGCCGGGCCGGGGAGACGACGGGGCGTCCTACGAGGAGCTCGTCGAGACCGAGGGCCGCCCGCGGCTCAACGCCTGGTACGAGCGGATCCGCACCGACGGCGTCGTCGACCCGTCGGTCGTGTACGGGTACTTCCCGGTGTGGTCGGAGGGCGACGACGTCGTCGTCGCGCACCACGGCGCCGGGCTCACGGGGATCGGCGCGCCCGACGGCGGGTCGGGCGGAGAGCCCGGGACCGAGCGGTTGCGCTTCACGTTCCCGCGCCAGCGCCGCGACCGACACCTGTGCCTCGCCGACTTCGTCAAGCCGCGGTCGTGGGTCGAGGAGACCGGCCGGTACGACGTGCTGCCCGTCCAGCTCGTCACCATGGGCGCGAGCGTCGACCAGCACACCGCGAAGCTCTTCGCGGGGAACCACTACCGCGAGTACATGGAGCTGCACGGGCTGTCGGTGCAGCTCACCGAGGCGCTGGCGGAGATGTGGCACTCGCGCGTGCGCGCCGAGCTCGGCTTCGCCGACGAGGACCCGACCGAGGTCGAGGGCATGTTCAAGCTCGAGTACCGGGGCGCGCGCTTCTCGCTCGGCTATCCCGCGTGTCCCGACATGGAGGACCGCACCAAGATCGTCGAGCTCCTGCGCCCCGAGCGCGTGGGCGTCGAGCTCTCCGCGGAGCTCCAGCTCCACCCGGAGCAGTCGACCGATGCGTTCGTGTTCCACCACCCCGAGGCAAAGTACTTCAGCGTCTGA
- a CDS encoding histidine phosphatase family protein: protein MGAETIDGGVRRLVLLRHAKAEPGGGSVDDVLRPLALNGRRQAGRVGGALRETGLVPERVLCSSALRTRQTWELLAAHLGDVDPEVVVSDGLYAADVTDVLDLVRTTDSRVRTLLVVGHEPTMAATASHLADPASDGGALAQVRVGVPTATYSVLESATAWDAWAPRSALLTYVGRPS from the coding sequence ATGGGCGCGGAGACCATCGACGGCGGCGTGCGCCGCCTCGTCCTCCTGCGCCACGCCAAGGCGGAGCCGGGCGGCGGGAGCGTCGACGACGTGCTGCGCCCCCTCGCGCTCAACGGGCGGCGCCAGGCGGGCCGGGTCGGCGGCGCGCTGCGCGAGACGGGGCTCGTCCCCGAGCGCGTGCTGTGCTCGTCGGCGCTGCGCACGCGCCAGACCTGGGAGCTGCTCGCCGCCCACCTGGGCGACGTGGACCCGGAGGTCGTGGTGAGCGACGGCCTCTACGCGGCCGACGTGACCGACGTGCTGGACCTCGTGCGCACGACGGACTCGCGCGTGCGCACGCTGCTCGTCGTCGGGCACGAGCCCACGATGGCGGCGACGGCGTCGCACCTCGCAGACCCGGCGTCCGACGGTGGGGCGCTCGCCCAGGTGCGCGTCGGCGTGCCGACGGCGACCTACTCCGTCCTGGAGTCCGCGACGGCCTGGGACGCCTGGGCGCCCCGCAGCGCGCTGCTCACCTACGTGGGTCGCCCGTCCTGA
- the fabI gene encoding enoyl-ACP reductase FabI produces MGLLDGKKLLITGVLTDSSIAFHAARLAQEEGAEVVLSSFGRQMKLTQAFAKRLPVEAPVVQLDVTNDDDLAGLADALREHTDRLDGVVHSIGFAPQSVMGGNFLSGTWEDVATALQVSTFSYKSLAVAAKPLMTDGGAVVGLTFDAQFAWPVYDWMGVAKAGLESANRYLARDLGPDGIRANLVSAGPIRTTAAKSIPGFEQMEDGWPKRAPLGWDQTTAEPAARAVVALLSDWFPATTGEIVHVDGGVHAMGQ; encoded by the coding sequence ATGGGTCTGCTCGACGGCAAGAAGCTCCTGATCACGGGAGTGCTCACCGACTCCTCGATCGCGTTCCACGCGGCGCGCCTCGCGCAGGAGGAGGGGGCCGAGGTCGTGCTCTCCTCGTTCGGCCGCCAGATGAAGCTCACGCAGGCCTTCGCCAAGCGCCTGCCCGTCGAGGCGCCCGTCGTGCAGCTCGACGTGACGAACGACGACGACCTCGCCGGCCTGGCCGACGCCCTCCGCGAGCACACCGACCGCCTCGACGGCGTCGTGCACTCGATCGGCTTCGCCCCGCAGAGCGTCATGGGCGGCAACTTCCTCTCGGGCACCTGGGAGGACGTCGCCACCGCGCTCCAGGTCTCGACGTTCTCCTACAAGTCGCTCGCGGTCGCCGCGAAGCCGCTCATGACCGACGGCGGGGCCGTCGTGGGTCTCACCTTCGACGCGCAGTTCGCGTGGCCGGTCTACGACTGGATGGGCGTGGCGAAGGCCGGCCTCGAGTCCGCGAACCGCTACCTCGCGCGCGACCTCGGCCCCGACGGCATCCGGGCCAACCTCGTCTCCGCGGGCCCGATCCGCACGACGGCCGCCAAGTCCATCCCCGGCTTCGAGCAGATGGAGGACGGCTGGCCCAAGCGCGCGCCCCTCGGCTGGGACCAGACGACGGCGGAGCCCGCCGCGCGCGCGGTCGTCGCGCTCCTGTCCGACTGGTTCCCGGCGACGACCGGTGAGATCGTGCACGTCGACGGCGGCGTGCACGCCATGGGGCAGTGA
- a CDS encoding ABC-F family ATP-binding cassette domain-containing protein, translated as MITAHGVELRVGARVLLHEATFQIASGDRIGLVGRNGAGKTTLTKTLAGETQPTAGKITRGNDIGYLPQDPRTGDLDVIAMDRVLSARSLDKIVRQMRETEGAMASADVETHEAAMERYPKLEARFLAAGGYAAESEAHRITSNLGLDDRVLGQPLSTLSGGQRRRIELARILFSGVETLLLDEPTNHLDADSIIWLRDYLKSYGGGFVVISHDVELLRATVNKVFHLDANRGELDQYNLGWDAYLAQRESDERRRRRERQNAEKKAGALLAQGEKMRAKATKAVAAQQMMRRAEKMLAGIEGERQTDKVAKLRFPKPAPCGRTPLTASGLSKAYGSQEVFAGVDLAIDRGSRVVVLGLNGAGKTTLLRILGGVEQPDTGEVHPGHGLKIGYYAQEHDTLDMDATVVENLRHAAPDLTDTQVRSVLGSFLFSGDDADKPTKVLSGGEKTRLALATLVVSAANVLLLDEPTNNLDPASRAEILGALKTYEGAVVMVTHDDGAVEALEPERVLLLPDGDEDLWSDDYAELVSLA; from the coding sequence GTGATCACCGCTCACGGCGTCGAGCTGCGCGTCGGCGCCCGCGTCCTGCTGCACGAGGCGACCTTCCAGATCGCCTCGGGCGACCGGATCGGACTCGTCGGGCGCAACGGCGCCGGCAAGACGACCCTGACCAAGACGCTCGCGGGGGAGACCCAGCCGACGGCCGGGAAGATCACGCGCGGCAACGACATCGGCTACCTGCCGCAGGACCCGCGCACGGGCGACCTCGACGTCATCGCGATGGACCGGGTGCTCTCGGCCCGCAGCCTCGACAAGATCGTGCGCCAGATGCGCGAGACCGAGGGTGCGATGGCGAGCGCCGACGTCGAGACGCACGAGGCCGCCATGGAGCGCTACCCGAAGCTCGAGGCGCGCTTCCTCGCCGCGGGCGGCTACGCGGCCGAGAGCGAGGCGCACCGCATCACGAGCAACCTCGGCCTCGACGACCGGGTGCTCGGGCAGCCGCTGAGCACGCTGTCCGGCGGTCAGCGCCGCCGCATCGAGCTCGCGCGCATCCTGTTCTCCGGGGTCGAGACGCTGCTCCTCGACGAGCCGACGAACCACCTCGACGCGGACTCGATCATCTGGCTGCGCGACTACCTCAAGTCGTACGGCGGCGGGTTCGTCGTGATCTCCCACGACGTCGAGCTGCTGCGCGCGACCGTGAACAAGGTCTTCCACCTCGACGCGAACCGCGGCGAGCTCGACCAGTACAACCTCGGGTGGGACGCCTACCTCGCGCAGCGCGAGTCCGACGAGCGCCGCCGCCGTCGCGAGCGGCAGAACGCCGAGAAGAAGGCGGGCGCGCTGCTCGCCCAGGGCGAGAAGATGCGCGCCAAGGCCACGAAGGCCGTCGCCGCGCAGCAGATGATGCGCCGCGCCGAGAAGATGCTCGCGGGCATCGAGGGCGAGCGGCAGACCGACAAGGTCGCCAAGCTGCGGTTCCCCAAGCCGGCGCCGTGCGGCCGCACGCCGCTCACCGCGAGCGGGCTGTCCAAGGCGTACGGGTCGCAGGAGGTCTTCGCGGGCGTCGACCTCGCGATCGACCGCGGCAGCCGCGTCGTCGTGCTCGGCCTCAACGGCGCCGGCAAGACGACGCTCCTGCGCATCCTCGGCGGCGTCGAGCAGCCGGACACGGGCGAGGTGCACCCGGGCCACGGCCTGAAGATCGGCTACTACGCCCAGGAGCATGACACGCTCGACATGGACGCGACCGTCGTCGAGAACCTGCGCCACGCCGCGCCCGACCTCACCGACACGCAGGTGCGGTCCGTGCTCGGGTCGTTCCTGTTCTCCGGCGACGACGCGGACAAGCCGACCAAGGTGCTGTCCGGCGGGGAGAAGACGCGCCTCGCGCTCGCGACGCTCGTCGTCTCGGCCGCGAACGTGCTGCTCCTCGACGAGCCGACGAACAACCTCGACCCGGCGTCGCGCGCCGAGATCCTCGGGGCGCTCAAGACGTACGAGGGCGCGGTCGTCATGGTCACGCACGACGACGGCGCGGTCGAGGCGCTCGAGCCCGAGCGCGTCCTGCTGCTGCCGGACGGCGACGAGGACCTGTGGAGCGACGACTACGCGGAGCTCGTCTCGCTGGCCTGA
- a CDS encoding SURF1 family protein, whose product MTQAAPSGPASGAPAGPTPERATTEAHQPRTPRQWVTLAVGVVVLVALCLVAGRWQWNRYVSREAEIERIETNYTSEPVPVDEVLDGPGATLDEADLWRPVTLVGRYETDATVLLRNRPVGGSPGFHVLVPFVTNPTPSAPDGLVVVVDRGFVPLGSDAVTPGDVPVPPEGEVEATVTLRGDEPPSGRDAPDGQVQAVATDQVLAAGPDGAAWAEGRTVGAYGQLRTEVPPAAETLEALPKPDTDPGSHLSYAFQWGVFAIGAVAGFWLLVRRARRDARGEETTLTAGDLLAARDPAGTRARREPRSRRPSAEDEEDALVDAQLGAGRETAPDRRPAQASETSSA is encoded by the coding sequence GTGACGCAGGCTGCACCGTCGGGCCCGGCGTCGGGCGCCCCGGCAGGCCCGACGCCGGAGCGCGCCACCACGGAGGCCCACCAGCCGCGCACGCCGCGCCAGTGGGTGACCCTCGCGGTCGGGGTGGTCGTCCTGGTCGCCCTGTGCCTCGTGGCGGGGCGCTGGCAGTGGAACCGGTACGTCTCGCGCGAGGCGGAGATCGAGCGCATCGAGACGAACTACACGTCCGAGCCCGTCCCGGTCGACGAGGTCCTCGACGGTCCGGGCGCCACGCTCGACGAGGCCGACCTCTGGCGTCCCGTGACGCTCGTGGGCCGCTACGAGACCGACGCGACCGTCCTCCTGCGCAACCGCCCCGTCGGCGGCAGCCCCGGTTTTCACGTGCTCGTCCCGTTCGTGACGAACCCCACGCCGTCCGCGCCCGACGGGCTCGTCGTGGTCGTCGACCGCGGGTTCGTGCCGCTCGGCAGCGACGCCGTCACGCCGGGCGACGTCCCCGTGCCCCCGGAGGGCGAGGTCGAGGCGACCGTGACGCTGCGCGGCGACGAGCCGCCGTCGGGCCGGGACGCTCCCGACGGGCAGGTCCAGGCGGTCGCCACCGACCAGGTGCTCGCCGCCGGGCCCGACGGCGCCGCGTGGGCCGAGGGCCGGACCGTCGGCGCGTACGGCCAGCTCCGCACGGAGGTGCCGCCCGCGGCCGAGACGCTGGAGGCGCTGCCCAAGCCCGACACCGACCCGGGGTCGCACCTGTCGTACGCGTTCCAGTGGGGCGTGTTCGCGATCGGCGCGGTCGCCGGCTTCTGGCTCCTGGTCCGCCGCGCCCGCCGGGACGCGCGCGGCGAGGAGACGACGCTCACCGCGGGCGACCTGCTCGCCGCCCGGGATCCCGCCGGCACGCGCGCACGGCGTGAGCCGCGCAGCCGCCGGCCGAGCGCCGAGGACGAGGAGGACGCCCTCGTCGACGCCCAGCTCGGCGCAGGCCGTGAGACCGCGCCGGACCGACGGCCCGCTCAGGCCAGCGAGACGAGCTCCGCGTAG
- a CDS encoding neutral zinc metallopeptidase, producing MTFQEGGSFEGGRVRKGGGRRGTMIAGGGIGAVLVALLIAFVGNQTGVDLSALTGGDGSDSGAYGEGQQEYIDACTAEEANTTRECRLNGTVQSLDAYWTDALPEQAGVTYDLPQVVSFTGQVSTGCGAATSAVGPFYCPPDQTVYIDLGFYDDLTSRFGANDGGLAEMYVVAHEFGHHIEQLVGAMDAANRQGTGPESDSVRIELMADCLAGMWAGHAASTVDPDTGVTFLAPITDQELNDALSAASAVGDDRIQEAATGQVNPEGWTHGSSEQRQRWFTIGYNGGTLQDCNALSASTL from the coding sequence GTGACTTTCCAGGAGGGTGGCTCGTTCGAGGGCGGGCGGGTCCGCAAGGGCGGCGGTCGGCGCGGCACGATGATCGCGGGCGGCGGGATCGGGGCGGTGCTCGTCGCGCTGCTCATCGCGTTCGTCGGCAACCAGACCGGCGTCGACCTCAGCGCGCTCACGGGCGGCGACGGGTCCGACTCGGGCGCGTACGGCGAGGGCCAGCAGGAGTACATCGACGCGTGCACGGCCGAGGAGGCGAACACGACGCGCGAGTGCCGCCTCAACGGCACCGTGCAGTCGCTCGACGCTTACTGGACCGACGCGCTCCCCGAGCAGGCAGGCGTCACGTACGACCTGCCCCAGGTCGTGAGCTTCACCGGACAGGTCTCGACGGGCTGCGGCGCGGCGACGAGCGCCGTCGGGCCGTTCTACTGCCCGCCCGACCAGACCGTCTACATCGACCTCGGCTTCTACGACGACCTCACGAGCCGGTTCGGCGCCAACGACGGCGGCCTCGCGGAGATGTACGTCGTCGCGCACGAGTTCGGCCACCACATCGAGCAGCTCGTCGGCGCGATGGACGCGGCGAACCGGCAGGGCACCGGTCCCGAGTCCGACTCCGTGCGCATCGAGCTCATGGCCGACTGCCTCGCCGGCATGTGGGCGGGCCACGCGGCGAGCACCGTCGACCCGGACACCGGCGTGACGTTCCTCGCGCCGATCACCGACCAGGAGCTGAACGACGCGCTGTCCGCCGCGTCCGCCGTCGGCGACGACCGCATCCAGGAGGCCGCGACCGGCCAGGTGAACCCCGAGGGCTGGACCCACGGGTCGAGCGAGCAGCGCCAGCGCTGGTTCACCATCGGCTACAACGGTGGCACCCTCCAGGACTGCAACGCCCTCTCCGCGTCGACCCTCTGA